A section of the Rummeliibacillus pycnus genome encodes:
- a CDS encoding GTP pyrophosphokinase, producing the protein MLNPTKIDKEKLKKFRTEVTRSMLLYKFALDEITTKVNILQEEFQLIHEYNPIEHVNTRVKSPESILKKVHKKNLPFTIQSIQEHIHDIAGIRIICSFGSDIYRIADMILSQEDIEVIEVKDYIEHPKPNGYQSLHIIMKIPVFMTYGEEHVFVEMQIRTIAMDFWASLEHKIYYKYNKKVPSYLTDELREAAKAAAHLDRKMEKINNEITLIKEADLDEEMVEEASDPERLLFNEIKKVGLHYKQ; encoded by the coding sequence ATGTTGAATCCTACAAAAATAGACAAAGAGAAACTTAAGAAATTTAGGACAGAAGTTACTCGAAGCATGTTACTTTACAAATTTGCACTTGATGAAATCACAACGAAGGTTAACATTTTACAGGAAGAATTTCAACTTATTCATGAATATAATCCAATTGAACACGTTAATACCCGTGTGAAATCACCTGAAAGTATTCTAAAGAAAGTTCACAAAAAAAATCTACCATTTACCATTCAATCTATTCAAGAACACATTCATGATATCGCTGGTATTCGGATCATTTGTTCTTTTGGATCGGACATCTATCGTATAGCAGATATGATTCTATCACAAGAAGATATTGAAGTCATTGAAGTAAAAGATTATATTGAGCATCCAAAACCAAATGGTTATCAAAGTCTGCATATCATTATGAAAATACCTGTATTCATGACATATGGTGAAGAACACGTCTTTGTTGAAATGCAAATTCGTACAATTGCTATGGATTTTTGGGCTAGTTTAGAACATAAAATCTACTATAAATATAACAAAAAAGTTCCTAGTTACCTAACAGATGAACTCAGAGAAGCTGCAAAAGCTGCTGCCCATCTTGATCGGAAAATGGAGAAAATAAACAATGAAATTACGCTGATTAAAGAAGCAGATCTTGATGAAGAAATGGTTGAAGAAGCAAGCGATCCTGAAAGATTGCTGTTTAATGAAATTAAAAAAGTAGGCCTTCACTATAAGCAATAG
- a CDS encoding TRAP transporter permease, which yields MTTNNGLNVDVQQLVEVEEKTLNSRKYIGIFGKVVVLLAIIWTIFQLYMSSIGVMDAVKFRAWHLGFLLLFSFIFYPATKKSIGNRKLPTIVDILCIGLSAFVIFYLLFTYDTFVRDRAGENTTLDIYVGILALILLFEASRRVVGIGLTLIALFFLAYNFFGAYIPGMLGHYGFSIERVVNLMYWGGQGIFGTALGVSASYIFVFVLFGAFLKNSGFSDFINDLALTIAGRTAGGPAKVAVFASALMATVSGSAVSNVVTTGTVTIPMMKKAGYSKKFAGAVESVASTGGLIAPPVMGAAAFIMAEYLGVSYSIVLLAAIIPAILYYLTLFMIVHFEAKKMGLSGISKENIPNAKKVLKEGGHLFIPLLILLLMLFTGFSPIYAAIISLLSVVPAAAIRKSTRMSFSVVIDSIVEGVKGAISVGIACAVVGIVIATITLTSIGLIIGNNVLSFAGESVLLAALLTAFISIVLGMGVPATAAYIIVATISVPILTKLGVAPVAAHMFAFYFAALSSITPPVALAAYAAAGIAGESPNKVAIESVRLGFIGFIVPFFFIFNPTLLLTGGTVVEYIYAGVTAIIGGIALAAGLKGYLFRNTLWIERILLLIAGICLMDTTLFVNIISLMVVGGVVASQLFIKAKETQINEESSLAKE from the coding sequence ATGACGACAAATAACGGATTAAATGTAGATGTACAGCAGCTAGTGGAAGTCGAGGAGAAGACGCTTAACTCTAGAAAGTATATCGGGATTTTTGGAAAAGTAGTTGTACTTTTGGCAATCATTTGGACCATATTTCAGCTATATATGAGCAGTATTGGTGTCATGGATGCCGTGAAGTTCCGTGCTTGGCATTTAGGATTTCTTCTATTATTTAGTTTTATATTTTACCCGGCGACCAAAAAGAGTATAGGTAATCGAAAGCTCCCGACAATAGTAGATATTCTTTGTATCGGGTTATCGGCGTTCGTTATTTTCTATTTGCTGTTCACCTATGACACATTTGTACGTGATCGTGCTGGTGAGAATACGACGTTGGATATATATGTCGGGATTTTAGCTTTGATTCTATTATTTGAAGCGAGCCGTCGCGTCGTAGGAATCGGTTTGACACTGATTGCACTGTTTTTCTTGGCGTATAACTTCTTTGGCGCCTATATACCTGGTATGTTGGGGCATTATGGGTTTAGCATTGAACGTGTCGTAAATCTTATGTATTGGGGTGGTCAAGGGATCTTTGGGACAGCATTGGGTGTATCGGCATCCTATATCTTTGTGTTTGTGTTATTTGGTGCCTTTCTAAAAAATAGCGGGTTTTCAGATTTTATCAATGACTTGGCATTGACCATTGCCGGAAGAACGGCAGGTGGACCAGCGAAAGTAGCGGTTTTTGCAAGCGCTTTAATGGCGACAGTAAGTGGAAGTGCTGTAAGTAATGTGGTGACGACAGGTACTGTGACCATTCCAATGATGAAAAAAGCAGGTTATTCAAAGAAGTTTGCAGGAGCTGTTGAATCGGTTGCTTCGACAGGAGGATTAATTGCACCGCCAGTCATGGGGGCAGCGGCCTTTATCATGGCAGAGTATCTGGGCGTTTCCTATTCAATTGTTCTACTTGCGGCAATCATTCCAGCCATTTTATATTATTTAACGTTATTTATGATTGTTCACTTTGAAGCAAAGAAAATGGGACTCTCTGGTATTTCGAAGGAAAACATTCCGAATGCAAAAAAGGTTCTAAAGGAAGGCGGCCATTTATTTATCCCATTATTGATCTTACTCCTTATGCTATTTACCGGTTTTTCGCCTATCTATGCCGCCATCATCTCTTTACTATCCGTAGTACCAGCTGCGGCCATTCGAAAGAGTACAAGAATGAGTTTTTCAGTAGTGATCGATTCGATTGTAGAAGGGGTTAAAGGTGCGATTAGCGTAGGAATCGCTTGTGCTGTGGTTGGTATTGTTATCGCTACCATTACATTAACGAGTATTGGGTTAATCATTGGCAATAATGTTCTAAGCTTTGCGGGAGAAAGTGTTCTGCTGGCTGCACTTTTAACTGCGTTTATCAGTATCGTGCTGGGAATGGGGGTGCCAGCAACGGCTGCGTACATCATCGTTGCAACCATTTCGGTTCCTATTTTAACAAAACTAGGAGTAGCACCTGTTGCAGCTCATATGTTTGCTTTCTATTTTGCGGCATTATCCAGTATTACACCTCCAGTTGCTTTAGCTGCCTATGCTGCAGCAGGAATTGCGGGAGAGTCGCCAAATAAAGTCGCCATTGAATCAGTTCGTTTAGGGTTTATTGGTTTCATTGTTCCGTTCTTCTTTATTTTTAACCCTACCTTATTGTTAACGGGTGGAACTGTTGTGGAATATATCTATGCAGGTGTGACAGCCATCATTGGTGGGATAGCATTGGCAGCAGGTTTGAAAGGGTATCTGTTTAGAAATACATTATGGATTGAAAGAATTTTGTTATTGATCGCTGGAATTTGCTTGATGGATACGACGCTATTTGTAAATATCATTTCCCTAATGGTTGTCGGCGGGGTGGTTGCCTCCCAGCTCTTCATAAAGGCAAAAGAAACTCAGATCAATGAGGAATCATCCTTAGCAAAAGAGTAA
- a CDS encoding DUF2785 domain-containing protein, with product MNYQIPDILAMSNADRKLLLEKDSIAVLEEMLVHIGNTDEGIRDHQHLRLFYELVQYELLSSVDKQYVVSQLTQDSYIFFKIGEKNTDSIFQRSLSVLWLTYLIRNDAEQGFLSTEQYKEILDFATLYLSKEKDTRGYIEGKGWAYGIANGADLIVALIQHPNFHIYFAPPILQCIRDCFWKGTVYVDDEEERFVEIIEALIRKEIDEELIIEWVEQVFDSLEYSKQTIGYSPLLLKARTETLHFMKTFYFTLKFRQIMPELQGAVSHFIGKWMKIR from the coding sequence TTGAATTACCAAATCCCCGATATTCTCGCAATGTCAAACGCTGATCGTAAACTTCTTTTAGAAAAGGATTCTATTGCGGTTCTAGAAGAAATGTTAGTACATATTGGAAATACTGATGAAGGGATTCGAGATCATCAACATTTACGTTTATTTTATGAACTCGTGCAATATGAATTATTGTCATCCGTTGATAAACAATATGTAGTTTCCCAATTAACGCAAGATTCCTATATTTTCTTTAAGATTGGAGAAAAGAATACAGATTCTATTTTCCAACGTTCCTTGTCTGTCTTATGGCTAACTTATTTAATAAGAAATGATGCTGAACAAGGATTCTTATCAACTGAACAATATAAAGAAATTTTAGATTTCGCCACTCTCTACTTATCAAAAGAAAAGGATACAAGGGGATATATTGAAGGAAAAGGGTGGGCCTATGGTATTGCCAATGGAGCGGATTTAATAGTGGCACTTATTCAACATCCAAATTTTCATATCTATTTTGCCCCACCCATTTTGCAATGTATTCGGGATTGCTTTTGGAAGGGAACCGTTTATGTAGATGATGAAGAAGAACGATTTGTAGAAATAATCGAGGCTTTAATTCGCAAAGAGATCGATGAAGAACTTATTATTGAGTGGGTAGAACAGGTCTTTGACTCTTTAGAATATAGTAAGCAAACGATTGGCTATAGCCCTTTATTGCTGAAAGCTAGAACCGAAACTCTTCATTTTATGAAAACATTCTATTTCACTTTAAAATTCAGACAAATAATGCCTGAATTACAAGGTGCAGTTTCACATTTCATTGGAAAATGGATGAAAATTAGATAA
- a CDS encoding AzlD domain-containing protein translates to MSTNTIIWIIVGCAVVTWLPRIIPFIFVRNVKLPDVVLKWLSFIPICILSALVVENLLNTDGSFVTLNWPVVAAFLPTLIIAIWTKSLSTTVVVGVISMAAIRYLI, encoded by the coding sequence ATGAGCACAAATACGATTATTTGGATAATTGTTGGTTGTGCAGTTGTAACTTGGCTACCAAGAATTATTCCTTTTATCTTTGTCCGTAACGTAAAATTACCAGATGTCGTGTTAAAATGGTTGTCATTCATCCCTATTTGTATTTTAAGTGCTTTAGTTGTTGAGAATTTGTTAAATACAGATGGATCATTTGTAACTCTCAATTGGCCAGTTGTTGCTGCATTTCTCCCTACACTGATTATAGCCATTTGGACAAAAAGTTTATCTACGACAGTAGTAGTTGGTGTCATCTCAATGGCAGCAATTCGTTATCTTATATAA
- a CDS encoding TAXI family TRAP transporter solute-binding subunit, whose translation MKGKFLVTILLGIGLLVGCQSNAERYGEPLIFTTGTTTGVYYSLGAGLSTLWTKEMGKRVASQASNGSIENLKLMSKGEANIAFTTVNIAYEAYNGKGSFKKKPYEGVRILANLYPNVSHIVVMNNDAIQSIKDLKGKSFVFGAAGSSTEIESKLVLKAHGIKADEVKGNYVGFTEATDLMRNGQVDGVNIYSGVPAAATTELISTLDTKVLNFSEDAIDQLVKDYPWNFKYVIKANTYDKQPKPITSVGQYSSIVIDESVSEEAAYELTKMLWENVDKLEKSYSIAKQFDPHKAIEGTAGVPLHPGAIKYYKEIGVLE comes from the coding sequence ATGAAAGGTAAATTTCTCGTAACCATATTGTTAGGCATTGGTCTTCTCGTAGGGTGTCAAAGTAATGCGGAGCGGTATGGGGAACCACTTATATTCACTACGGGAACAACAACAGGGGTTTATTACTCATTGGGTGCGGGTCTTTCAACATTATGGACAAAAGAAATGGGGAAGCGAGTTGCTTCACAAGCGTCAAATGGCAGTATTGAAAATTTGAAATTGATGAGTAAAGGTGAAGCAAATATCGCTTTTACTACAGTTAACATCGCCTATGAAGCCTATAACGGCAAGGGCTCTTTTAAGAAGAAACCTTATGAGGGAGTTCGGATTCTAGCCAATCTTTACCCAAATGTTAGCCACATTGTGGTGATGAATAATGATGCTATTCAATCTATTAAAGATTTAAAGGGAAAAAGTTTTGTGTTTGGAGCGGCTGGAAGTTCAACTGAAATCGAATCTAAGCTTGTATTAAAAGCACATGGAATTAAAGCTGATGAAGTAAAGGGGAACTATGTAGGATTTACTGAAGCAACGGACTTGATGAGAAATGGTCAGGTGGATGGAGTCAATATTTATTCAGGTGTACCAGCTGCGGCAACAACAGAATTAATTTCCACGCTTGATACGAAGGTACTAAACTTTTCGGAAGATGCCATTGATCAGCTTGTAAAAGACTATCCATGGAACTTTAAATATGTGATCAAAGCAAACACTTATGACAAGCAACCGAAGCCGATTACATCGGTTGGTCAATATAGCTCAATCGTAATTGATGAAAGTGTCTCAGAAGAGGCTGCCTACGAATTGACAAAGATGCTTTGGGAAAATGTTGATAAACTCGAGAAATCCTATAGTATTGCGAAACAGTTTGACCCTCATAAAGCAATTGAAGGAACTGCGGGTGTACCACTGCATCCAGGGGCAATTAAATACTACAAAGAAATTGGCGTTTTGGAATAG
- a CDS encoding staygreen family protein — protein MSTFNPEKLSVEYMDGVTSTEPVIPRRYTLTHSDVTGELFLTIGIHYAWYKIDPSLRDEVLGEWMRCGNFFYFFVYLYIDQGPYHNFDPAKRNEIFRRELPLALTALRYGDRTFFNTYPLLKDAPIIVTFISAYPEFAKQENWGTFQNFST, from the coding sequence TTGAGCACTTTTAATCCAGAGAAACTTTCTGTGGAATACATGGACGGTGTTACTTCTACGGAACCCGTTATTCCAAGGCGTTATACCCTAACTCACTCTGATGTAACTGGAGAACTATTTTTAACTATCGGAATTCATTATGCCTGGTATAAAATTGATCCTTCTTTAAGAGATGAAGTTTTGGGAGAATGGATGAGATGTGGGAATTTCTTTTATTTTTTCGTTTATTTATACATAGACCAGGGACCATACCATAATTTTGATCCAGCAAAACGCAATGAAATCTTTAGACGTGAATTACCTCTCGCATTAACCGCTTTAAGATACGGTGATCGAACTTTCTTCAACACATACCCTCTTTTAAAAGATGCGCCCATCATTGTTACCTTTATATCCGCTTATCCAGAGTTTGCAAAGCAGGAAAATTGGGGAACTTTCCAAAACTTTTCCACTTAA
- a CDS encoding DUF1572 family protein: MIEKLFKESILARFADIKKQGDGTIAQLSIEEMQWIPNAESNSIAILIKHICGNILSRSTDFLTTDGEKSSRNRDDEFIDNSSSKEQLLVSWENAWTLLFETIEQLSPEDLGKNVLLKGKELSVIEALHKQLAHYATHVGQIMYIGKQIKKDQWKTLSIPKKA; this comes from the coding sequence ATGATTGAAAAATTATTCAAAGAATCTATTTTAGCGCGTTTTGCAGACATCAAAAAACAGGGTGATGGTACGATTGCACAATTATCAATCGAAGAAATGCAATGGATACCAAATGCAGAATCAAATAGTATTGCTATTTTAATCAAACATATTTGTGGTAATATTCTTTCAAGAAGTACGGATTTTCTTACAACTGATGGTGAGAAATCTTCAAGAAATCGGGATGATGAATTTATAGATAATTCCTCATCAAAAGAACAATTGTTGGTATCTTGGGAAAATGCATGGACTTTGTTATTCGAAACAATCGAACAATTATCACCAGAAGACTTGGGTAAAAATGTTCTATTAAAAGGAAAGGAGCTCTCTGTAATCGAAGCCTTGCATAAACAATTAGCACATTATGCCACACATGTTGGACAAATAATGTATATCGGGAAACAAATTAAAAAAGATCAATGGAAAACATTAAGTATCCCTAAAAAAGCATAA
- a CDS encoding DUF4179 domain-containing protein, producing MDNKEVKSAIDKIVVPKEKVMTAIDQGIKMSAQGRKRKKKKVLAGSVAAALLGITVASGFMNPTMNKVLASTPIIGGIFQDFGDSMGIELANQNAVTTLNQSLTKNGVTVKLTSAYFDGNVVSITGFVNKSVEKGDNEKGEVIFDVNFENNRGDNDPWLNDQSTDIKNTDDGYNFQWKMEYPYKTIKENFTLPISIHSINGIKGEWNFNIPIQQENLRELAIHQEFNYPDDGIKINMDEILDAKASSSIIYQMVKKYKDDDLYIKKAVDDQGNVYRFGNGTALSESPKEDRYQSTIRREMTKLKADISSITFYPQLSVADPLVQQRLDHKSFVLKSKRSSLMLQVNNIKKAGRKLFIDYQFLGLNKTLSKHQLALFKNNLEYAFMLADQKYLNKMNLENRVGSENHSISQNEVKIIDAKTAHFQSEFNLDGEQKIKSFKVKNTMLQFDFSSFIGVKELAPFTVELQRGLK from the coding sequence ATGGATAACAAGGAAGTAAAAAGTGCAATAGACAAAATAGTTGTTCCAAAGGAAAAAGTGATGACTGCTATTGATCAAGGGATAAAAATGTCAGCGCAAGGTAGGAAAAGAAAGAAAAAGAAAGTTCTTGCAGGTTCAGTTGCTGCCGCTCTTCTTGGAATAACTGTCGCCTCCGGTTTTATGAATCCTACTATGAACAAGGTATTAGCAAGTACCCCAATAATTGGCGGAATCTTTCAAGACTTTGGAGATTCCATGGGGATAGAACTGGCGAATCAGAATGCAGTGACAACATTAAATCAGTCTTTAACCAAGAATGGAGTGACCGTAAAACTAACAAGTGCTTACTTTGATGGCAATGTTGTTTCAATTACCGGTTTTGTAAATAAAAGCGTTGAGAAAGGGGATAACGAAAAAGGGGAAGTAATTTTTGATGTTAACTTTGAAAATAATAGGGGGGACAATGACCCTTGGTTGAATGATCAGTCAACAGACATTAAGAATACAGATGACGGGTATAATTTTCAATGGAAAATGGAATATCCATATAAGACGATTAAAGAGAACTTTACTCTCCCTATATCGATTCACTCTATTAACGGAATCAAAGGTGAATGGAATTTCAACATTCCTATTCAACAAGAAAATTTAAGAGAATTGGCTATTCATCAGGAATTTAACTACCCTGATGATGGCATTAAGATTAATATGGATGAAATACTTGATGCAAAGGCATCGTCATCAATAATCTATCAGATGGTAAAGAAGTATAAAGACGATGATTTATATATAAAGAAGGCAGTAGATGATCAAGGAAATGTATATCGGTTTGGTAATGGAACAGCACTTTCTGAGTCGCCAAAAGAAGATCGATATCAAAGCACTATTCGGAGAGAAATGACTAAACTCAAAGCAGATATCTCATCCATCACTTTCTATCCGCAGCTATCTGTTGCAGACCCTCTAGTACAACAAAGATTGGATCATAAATCGTTTGTTTTAAAAAGTAAACGTTCCAGTTTGATGTTACAGGTAAATAATATTAAAAAAGCTGGAAGAAAGTTGTTTATAGATTATCAATTCCTTGGGCTTAACAAAACATTGAGTAAGCATCAACTGGCGTTATTTAAAAATAATTTGGAATATGCATTTATGTTAGCCGATCAAAAGTACTTGAATAAAATGAACCTAGAAAACCGAGTTGGTTCAGAAAATCATAGTATTTCCCAAAATGAAGTAAAAATAATTGATGCCAAAACAGCTCATTTTCAATCTGAATTTAATTTAGATGGCGAACAGAAAATAAAAAGTTTTAAAGTGAAAAACACAATGTTACAATTCGATTTTTCTTCGTTTATTGGAGTTAAGGAATTAGCCCCATTTACCGTAGAACTTCAAAGGGGCTTAAAGTAA
- a CDS encoding sigma-70 family RNA polymerase sigma factor, with translation MELENDKLVKKAIKGNKKAFEQLIKQHYEQIYRTAYLYVHDEEDALDVVQETTYQAYTSIHSLKQPEYFMTWLTRIIIRCAGQMLKRRSKIVPLTEEVLSDLSFIDQSDQDETIHLLNAIGQLKENYRTAIILFYYYDYSINTISEVMEIPEGTVKTYLSRGKAELKKSYKEEEEQMPWITRK, from the coding sequence ATGGAGTTAGAGAATGATAAGTTGGTTAAAAAAGCAATCAAGGGCAATAAAAAAGCCTTTGAGCAACTCATCAAGCAACACTATGAACAAATCTACCGGACTGCTTATCTATATGTTCATGATGAAGAGGATGCTTTGGATGTCGTTCAAGAGACTACATATCAAGCTTATACTAGTATTCATTCGTTAAAGCAACCAGAATACTTTATGACTTGGCTTACACGAATCATTATTCGCTGTGCGGGTCAAATGCTCAAGAGAAGAAGTAAAATTGTACCGCTAACAGAAGAGGTATTGTCTGATTTATCGTTCATTGATCAGTCAGACCAGGATGAAACAATACATCTTTTGAATGCAATTGGACAGTTAAAAGAGAACTATCGAACAGCCATTATTTTGTTTTACTACTATGATTATTCCATTAATACCATTAGCGAAGTGATGGAGATTCCCGAAGGTACTGTCAAAACTTATTTAAGCAGGGGAAAAGCTGAATTAAAGAAGTCTTATAAAGAAGAGGAGGAACAAATGCCATGGATAACAAGGAAGTAA
- a CDS encoding cation:proton antiporter, with translation MEILIQLVIIILAAKIAGYIATRFGQPSVLGEIIVGILIGPAIFGLIDNKDEFLHTFSELGVIFLMFFAGLETNLKDLTASLKSALSVASFGVMLPLIGGYIVGIGFGMDPSHALFLGIVLTATSVSISVQTFRELGQMNTRESATVLGAAIADDIIGLILLAIVMSLTVGGDTSISLVLIKQVIFFAVIIVCNWKVVPAISNTIDKFKVPDLSMVFAVILCFTYAYFADYMGISNIIGAFFAGLSLANDKHREQFEDKLSPTVSVIFIPVFFVSIGLSVTFSGIGEHIWLIVVLCIVSVITKIIGGGFGAKITGYNMMSSTLIGTAMVSRGEVALITSNIGYSAGLFSQEYFTPMIIAIVFTTVITPPLLKICINKKDQKEAAAKQAHAVH, from the coding sequence ATGGAAATACTTATACAACTAGTTATTATCATATTAGCAGCTAAGATTGCCGGATATATAGCTACAAGATTTGGTCAACCTAGTGTTTTAGGAGAAATCATAGTGGGGATTTTAATAGGCCCTGCTATTTTTGGACTAATTGATAATAAAGATGAATTCCTACATACATTTAGTGAATTAGGGGTCATTTTCCTTATGTTCTTTGCAGGGCTTGAAACCAATCTAAAAGATTTAACTGCCAGTTTAAAATCTGCTTTATCAGTTGCCTCATTCGGTGTTATGCTTCCACTGATTGGTGGTTACATAGTGGGAATTGGATTTGGTATGGATCCTTCTCATGCATTATTCCTTGGGATTGTCCTAACAGCAACATCTGTTAGTATCTCTGTTCAAACTTTCCGAGAATTAGGTCAGATGAATACACGAGAAAGTGCAACAGTACTCGGTGCAGCGATTGCGGATGATATCATTGGTTTAATCCTATTAGCCATCGTTATGAGTCTTACCGTTGGAGGAGATACTTCCATTTCTCTCGTTTTGATAAAACAAGTCATTTTCTTTGCAGTGATTATTGTATGCAATTGGAAAGTGGTACCAGCCATTTCAAATACCATTGATAAATTTAAAGTTCCAGATCTTTCAATGGTATTCGCAGTCATACTTTGCTTTACATATGCTTATTTTGCAGATTATATGGGAATTAGTAATATTATTGGTGCATTCTTTGCAGGTCTATCTCTTGCTAATGATAAACACCGTGAACAATTTGAAGATAAGTTATCACCTACGGTTAGCGTCATCTTCATCCCAGTTTTCTTTGTAAGCATTGGATTATCTGTTACGTTTAGTGGAATTGGCGAACATATTTGGTTAATTGTTGTTTTGTGTATTGTCTCCGTTATTACGAAAATTATCGGAGGAGGATTCGGTGCAAAGATTACTGGCTACAACATGATGTCATCCACTCTTATCGGTACAGCAATGGTATCTCGTGGTGAAGTAGCATTGATTACTTCTAATATCGGATATTCTGCGGGATTATTCTCTCAAGAATATTTCACACCTATGATCATTGCGATCGTCTTTACAACCGTTATAACACCTCCACTATTAAAAATTTGTATCAACAAGAAAGACCAAAAAGAAGCTGCTGCTAAACAAGCTCATGCAGTACATTAA
- a CDS encoding AzlC family ABC transporter permease, whose translation MNTPSETVEQIRFHEEDSFLQGVKDCIPTLLGYISIGLAFGVVGAASGLSLFEIAFLTVLVYAGSAQFIFCALVISNSPPSAIILTIFIVNLRHFLMSLTLAPHFTRYSLVRNVGFGTLLTDETFGVAVTKWMQTKKLSGKWMDGLNLTAYLVWIASCIAGAFLGQWVANPEKWGLDFALTAMFVALLVLQLQSVGKSKLAKNLLLIGLIALCMYIFSYFMPSHLAVLISTIVVATVGVVIDR comes from the coding sequence TTGAATACGCCTTCGGAAACTGTTGAACAAATTCGGTTCCACGAGGAGGATTCTTTCCTACAGGGAGTAAAAGATTGCATACCCACATTATTAGGATACATAAGTATTGGATTAGCCTTTGGGGTAGTGGGAGCAGCTTCTGGATTAAGCTTGTTTGAAATTGCCTTTTTAACAGTGCTAGTTTATGCTGGCTCTGCTCAATTTATTTTTTGTGCGTTAGTCATTTCGAATAGCCCTCCATCTGCCATTATCTTGACGATCTTCATTGTAAATCTGCGTCATTTTTTAATGAGTCTTACGTTGGCACCACATTTTACGAGGTATTCTTTAGTAAGAAATGTTGGTTTTGGTACGTTACTTACTGATGAGACTTTTGGAGTTGCTGTGACAAAATGGATGCAAACGAAAAAGTTAAGCGGAAAATGGATGGATGGATTAAACTTAACGGCCTATTTAGTTTGGATTGCTTCATGTATTGCAGGCGCTTTTTTAGGTCAATGGGTTGCAAATCCTGAAAAATGGGGACTTGATTTTGCATTAACAGCAATGTTTGTTGCATTGCTTGTCCTCCAATTGCAAAGTGTCGGTAAATCGAAACTTGCCAAAAATTTATTGTTAATCGGTTTAATCGCTTTGTGTATGTATATCTTTTCATACTTTATGCCATCTCATTTAGCAGTGCTTATTTCAACAATAGTTGTCGCAACGGTTGGGGTGGTGATTGATCGATGA
- a CDS encoding bile acid:sodium symporter family protein has translation MLEKVNGFLQKYIAILTPISLVVGVLLEHVGQHLVFLVAWLFAFMTFTGSLKMKFKDVNVFRKHPLFILFTIVFLHILMPLWAYVLSTLIFDDHLLTVGFVLSVAVPTGVTSVIWISICKGNLPLGLSIILIDTLLSPLIMPLLLYMVSGKKIQLDVSSLVLDLILMIVLPTILGIFVNELSKGEIPKKIGKKLAPFSKLSLLTVIMINSSAIAPFLKDLDLHLVGVLLLVFTISVSGYVFALLIGRFIIRNYHQMTTLVFTGGMRNIAIGVIVATTYFPSKVAMPIVFGMLFQQVLASLFSKVILRSARE, from the coding sequence ATGTTAGAAAAAGTAAATGGTTTTCTTCAAAAATACATAGCTATTTTAACGCCTATTAGTTTAGTAGTGGGGGTTTTGTTGGAACATGTGGGACAACATTTAGTATTCCTTGTAGCTTGGCTATTTGCTTTTATGACGTTTACTGGAAGTTTAAAAATGAAATTCAAAGATGTAAATGTCTTTAGAAAACATCCATTATTTATTTTATTCACGATTGTATTTTTACATATTTTGATGCCTTTATGGGCTTATGTCTTATCTACTCTTATTTTCGATGATCATTTATTAACAGTTGGATTTGTTTTATCCGTTGCTGTTCCAACAGGTGTAACCAGCGTCATTTGGATTAGTATTTGTAAAGGAAATTTACCTCTTGGGTTATCTATTATTTTAATTGATACGCTACTTTCACCATTGATCATGCCATTATTGCTATATATGGTTTCAGGTAAAAAGATTCAATTGGATGTTTCATCACTCGTGTTAGATTTGATTTTAATGATTGTCTTACCAACAATCTTAGGTATATTCGTCAATGAATTATCAAAAGGTGAAATACCTAAAAAAATCGGCAAAAAATTAGCGCCATTTTCAAAACTATCTTTATTGACCGTTATTATGATTAATAGTAGTGCAATTGCACCTTTCTTAAAAGATTTGGATCTTCATTTAGTAGGCGTTCTTCTATTAGTTTTTACCATTTCTGTATCAGGGTACGTTTTTGCTTTACTCATTGGTCGTTTTATCATAAGAAACTATCATCAAATGACGACTTTAGTATTTACAGGTGGTATGCGAAATATTGCAATTGGTGTCATTGTAGCAACCACGTATTTTCCAAGTAAAGTAGCCATGCCTATAGTGTTCGGAATGCTGTTCCAACAAGTTTTGGCATCACTATTCAGTAAAGTCATCTTAAGAAGTGCTCGTGAATAA